A region of the Zymomonas mobilis subsp. mobilis ATCC 10988 genome:
CAGCATCTTCCTCGGCTCCGGTTACGCCTTCAATCTCACAACCAACCAAAACAGCGGCCATAGCAAACCCGATCCCTGTTCCTGCAAAGCCTGCGACACCTGCCCCAACCGCTCTTTCTAACGATCAAAATGGGCAGCATATAGCTACAGCGACATCCGCAACAACGGCACCGGCGACACGGCCAGCGGCAACATTGACGGCGGCGACCAATCCCAATGCGCCTTCAACCATTACCGAGATAGAGTTACCCTCGGCTAACAGCACGCAACCTGCCCCCAGAGCGTCCAGTAATCCAACTATCTCCGATAGCGATCGCATCAGTGACAATGCCCCAAAAACGCCTACGGTAACCGTCAAAGAGAAAATTGCTCCCCAACAGACAGCTCCAAGCCCCAAGAAAAGCCTCAATCTACCGATCAAAGAAATTCTGGCAGAAAATAAATCAACCAAAGCTACAGCGACAACAGCACCCAACAGTCCCGAGAAAAAAGAAAGCCTGCCTCAAAACACAGCAGCCCTGAAAGCGGACTCAAAAAAGGAAGACAAGGATTGCTCTTCTGCGACTTGTCATAATGTGACCTATCCGGCCATTCAGCTAGCCACCCATAAATTGCCGATTACTCCAGCGGCAACAGAACAAAGCCATAAGATATTACAGAGCATACAGGCGAAATTACCCAACGCAGCAAAATATAAAATCATCACCTATAGCGAAACAGGCAGTCCGGTCTATCGCCTCCTCCTGACTGGATTTGCGTCTGCCAAAGAGGCTCAGGAAAGCTGTAATAGCCTGATGAAAAAAGAGATTGCCTGTATGGCTTCCAGCTATAAAGAATCGGTTCCGACAACCAAATCCGTCAAAAAAACAAAATAGCCCTTCAATCTCGATAAAAGGCATTTTCTAAACAGGCGCGCATAGGCGGGACTGAATAAAGACGCTTGCCTGAATAGAATGGCTCTAGGACTGCCGTTTTTTCAAAACCAATTACCGAAAAATCCAGATGGCTTTATTGCCCCAAAGGCTTTCCGATCCGTCCACCCAAGGCCGCCTGATGGCCTTGAAAAATGGCTCTTCTTAGAAGACCTTTTTACTATTCCAAAAACTCATCTTTTTAATAAATACTTATTATTTCAAAGTATATCTTATTGATTATTCAGATCAATAAAGAAAAAAATAATTAAAAATACGTTATGTTTGTCAAAAATTATGCCTTGTCATATAAATTATCAATGATACTCCGTAGTATATATTTGTTTATTTCTTATTTAACATAATACACATAAAAGTTTTGCGAAATGACTGACCAGACAAAAGACGCCTCCCAAACACAGCCTTCCTCGGGGCAAATTCCTCCGCGTAAGTCTGGTAAATTATGGCTCATTATCGGCTGTATCCTTGTGATATGTGCTGGTTTTGGCGGTTTCCGCTTGTGGCATTATTTTGAACATAAAAATGATTTGCCCCCCCATATAGAAGGCAGCAATGGCCGTCTGGAAATGACTCGCTTTGATGTCGCGGCCAAATATGCTGGACGGATTACCGATTTGTCTTTCCATGAAGGCGATGTCGTTCAGACGGGGCAAATCCTTGCCCATCAGGACGATTCCGAACTTCGCGCCCAACGGGATGCGGCACAGGCCAATTTTGAACAGGCACAGGAATCGCTTCGCCGTGCTGAAGCCGAACAGGCGGCGGCTCATGCCTCAACCGGATTGGCGGCACAACAACTGATGCACACAAAACAAATGGTAGCACAGTCGTTGGTCTCGGATATGGAATTGCAGAACAGCCAAACTGCTTATACCACGCGCAAGCTCTCCGAAGAGGCCAGCCAACATAATGTGGCCGCTGCCAAAGAAGCCGTGAAAGCAGCCTCGGCACAAATAGCCCGTTTGGATGCCAATTTAGCAGAAATGACGATTCGAGCGCCTACCAGTGGACAAATAGAATATCGCATTGCGGAAAAAGGCTCGGTGCTTGGTCAGGGTGGTCGTTTGGCTTCTTTACTCGATCCGTCTGATATTTATCTGACTGTCTTTTTTGAATCTGCGGTTGCCGGAAAATTGCATGTCGGCGATGAAGCTCGCATCAAATTAGATGCGATGAATGATCGCCTTGTTCCGGCACAGATTTCTTTTGTCTCACCGGAAGCCCAATTTACGCCCAAATTTGTCGAGACAAAAACCGAGCGGGAAAAATTGGTCTATCGGGTCAAACTCCGCATTATGCCGGATACGGTTCATCGCCTCGGCGGTGTATTGAAAGCGGGTATGACCGGAATCGGCTATGTTCGGACAGAGCCTTCGGCACAATGGCCAAGCCTCAAGTCGGATCGGGGATGATACAATGGCAAAAAATTTTGCCGCTTCCGATTTCGCCGTTTCCATCCAGAATCTGACTCATCATTATGGCGATAACGAAGCCTTGCATCAGATTGATCTGGATCTGCCAGCCGGTCAAACTATCGGCTTGGTCGGGCCCGATGGCGTAGGCAAATCGACACTGCTTGGTATTATTTCGGGGGTAAAACGCCTTCAATCCGGAAAAGTCACCACACTTGATGCGGATATAGGACAAAAAAAACAACGCGAAGCCGTTCTGCCTCGGGTTGCTTTCATGCCGCAAGGTTTGGGGCATAACCTCTATCCGACTTTGTCAGTACAGGAAAATATCGACTTTTTCGCAAGACTGTTCGGTCTCGATGCCGAATATCGGAAAACTCGTATTGCCCAGCTTTTGGAAGCGACCAGCCTCGCCCCTTTCTTTGATCGTCCGGCCGGAAAATTATCCGGTGGTATGAAGCAAAAGGTTAGCCTCTGCTGCGCTCTTGTCCATAATCCCGATTTGCTTATTCTCGACGAACCGACCACCGGCGTGGATCCTCTGTCGCGGCAACAATTCTGGGAATTGGTCGATGCCTTACAAGCCGGTAATCCCTCGATGACGGTAATTGTCTCCACTGCTTATATGGAGGAGGCGGCTCGTTTTTCATGGCTGGTTGCCATGGATGACGGGAAAGTTTTGGCAAATGGCAAAACGACAGATATTCTAAAACAAACCGGCCAAGATACGGTTGAAAAAGCCTATATCTCTCTTCTGCCAGAAGAAAAACGTACCCAAGCCAGCGGTTTTTCAATTCCTCCCTATAAAAATACCGATCCAGAACCCGCTATCGAGGCCAATAACCTCACTTGTCGTTTTGGCTCTTTTACAGCGGTAGATAATGTCAGCTTTCGTATTGGTCGAGGCGAGATTTTCGGCTTTCTTGGTTCCAATGGCTGCGGCAAATCGACAACGATGAAAATGCTGACGGGTCTGCTGGACGCGACTAGCGGTACGGCCAAATTATTCGGCAAGCCAGTCTCTGCGGGGGATCTCAATACACGTATGCGGATTGGCTATATGTCACAGGCCTTTTCGCTTTATGAAGAATTGACGGTCAAACAAAATCTGGTGCTGCAATCGCGCCTTTATCGGGCAACTGAAAAAGAAACCGAACAACGTGTTGATGATGCGCTGGATAATTTTGAATTACGCCCCTTTGCCGATATCAGTCCGGCTGATCTCCCTTTGGGTATCCGGCAACGTTTGCAGCTTGCCGCTGCTTGTATCAATACCCCTGATATTCTCATTCTTGACGAACCGACCTCGGGCGTTGATCCGGCCGCGCGAGATATGTTCTGGCATCATCTGATCGATCTTTCCCGTAACAAGCATGTAACCATTTTCGTCTCAACCCATTTCATGAATGAAGCGGCCTGTTGTGACCGTATTTCCCTGATGCATCGCGGCCATGTGCTGGCGGTTGGCACACCAGATGAATTGATGAAAAAGCGGGGAGAAAAATCACTCGAAGCCGCGTTTATCGACTATCTCCAAGACCAAATGTCACAAGACAAAGATAACCGTGACAACCAGACCTCTTCCTCGAATGTCTCTCTTGAGAATATTTCGGATAATAAAAAAAAGGCGACGCCATCGCCTCTCTGGCATTGGTTGTCTTATGTCTGGGCTTTTGCAAGGCGCGAAAGCCTTGAACTATTAAGGGATAAATTACGCCTGACCTTTGCGGTTGCAGGGCCCATTATCCTGCTTTTGGTCTCGGCCTATAGTATTTCCTTTGATATCAATAAAATCAGCTTCACCGTCTGCGACCAAGATCAAAGTAACGAAAGCCGCAGCTTGGTCAAAACCTTCCAAGGCTCATCCTATTTCACAGAAAAAGCGGCCTCTTCCAGTATCGCTGAAATGAACAAACGCCTTAGTGATGGGACAGCACAGATGACACTTGATATTCCCGCCGGTTTCGGTCGGGATATCGAGGCCGGTCGCCATCCCTCTCTCGGTATCGGGATCAGCGGTGCGATGCCTTTTCTTGGGGCAAATATTCAATCCTATGCCACGAATGCCCTGTTACAATATGCCCAATTATCGGCACAGGGATTAACGCATAATGCGCCTTCTTCGCTGCCTTTTTCGATTGAACCCCGCTTTGTCTATAATCAGGAATTTCTTAGCATTTATACGATGGTGCCAGATACCATCATGCTGGCCTTAATTCTGATCCCGACCATGCTGACGGCGCTTGGCGTCGTTCGGGAAAAAGAAATTGGTTCAATTATCAATCTCTATGCCTCTCCGGCTTCAACCCGACAATATCTTATCGGGAAACAGCTTCCCTATGTTGCTATTGCGATGCTGGCCTATCTCTCGCTGGTGGTGCTGTCAGTCACGATTTTAGGCGTTCCTTTGAAGGGGTCTTTTTTGGCACTTTCCCTAGGCGCATTGCTCTATAATCTTGCTGCAACCGGCCTCGGCCTTTTGATCTCGACTTTTGTCAGCTCCCAAGTCGCGGCGATTTTCGGAACGGCCATTTTGTGCCTCATTCCGGCAGTCAATTTTTCGGGGCTGCTATACCCTGTTTCAACATTAACGGGCATTTCCTATCATGTTGGACGTTGTTTTCCGGCATCATGGTTCCAGCTAATCAGTCTTGGCAGTTTTACCAAGGGTCTTGGTTTTACGGCCTTTTTGACGATGTATGGGGCTTTGACGGGATTTGCCCTTCTCTATCTCGCCCTTGCCTGTGTCCTCCTTCGGAAACAGGAGCTATAAAAGATGAGACGTTGGCTAATCAATGTCGCGCTTTTATGCGCCAAAGAATTCAGAAGCCTTCTTTGCGATAAGGTTCTGATTGCCCTGATCGTCTTTGCGTTTACAGGCGGCGTTCTGGCCGTTGCCGATGGCGTCAAAGTCGAGGTTTCAAACGCCACAGTGGCGTTTATTGACCATGACCATTCGACACTCTCAAACCGATTGCGGGATGCTATTTTGCAACCCTATTTCAAACCGCCGGTTTTGACCAATACGCAACAAGCCGAAGATGGAATGGATAAAGGCGACTATATTTTCGCCATTGATATTCCGCCTAATTTCGAAAGAGATGTTCTCGCAGGACGAGAACCTTCTTTGCAAATCCGCGTTGATGCCACGGCAATGACACAGGCTGGATTAGGCACGGTCTATCTAACCGAAATTTTCTATCGCGAGATAAAAGCTGCTATTCCGCTGTCTTCGGCTACCTCGGCTTTACCCTTCCAAATCGACAGCCGGATTTACTTTAACCCCAATACCGAATCCTATCCTTTTATGTCGGTGATGCAGATCGTCACGAACATAACGATGCTTTCGATTATTCTCGTCGGGGCAGCCGTTATCCGTGAAAAAGAACATGGCACTATTGAACATCTGTTGGTTTTGCCTGTCAGCCCCAGCGAAATCGCTATGGCTAAAATTATCGCGAATGGCTGGGCTATTTTTATAGCCTCGATGCTGTCGCTCTGGCTGGTGGTGCATCTCTGGCTCGGGGTTCAATTATCAGGGTCTATCCTGCTTTTTGCGGTTTGCACTCTGCTTTATCTATTCTCGGTAACGGCCTTGGGGATTATGCTAGCCACAGTTGCCCCAACCATGCCGCAATTCGGTTTGTTGGTCGTGCCGGTTTACGCTGTTGCTTATCTTTTATCCGGTGCGGCGACGCCGGTCGAAAATATGCCGACCTCAATACAACATGCGGTCTATTTTCTGCCAACAACTCAATTCGTTAATATTGCACAGGCCATTCTTTATCGTGGGGCTGGTTTTGATGCCATTACCCAACCATTGGTCATCATTATCGCCGCCGGAATCCTGTTTCTTGCTTTCGCCCTTATCCGTTTCCGTTCTATGCTCACGAGCCAGTCCTGATGAAATTGACTTTTATCAAAAAAACATCCCTTTATTCGGGATTCATCGCCACCCTGATACTGGCTGCCTGTTCACCGTTTAAAACGCCAGTGCCACCTTCACAGGTAGCGGTGCCTTCACAATTCGCGCAAGCCGCTGCGGGACAGGCCAGCGATATATCGAAATGGTGGCTTGCTTGGAACGATCCTGCACTCACCAAGGTCATCGAAGACACGCTCAAGGCTAATCTTGATCTCCGCATTGCCCGCGATCATATTCAAGAGGCAAAATCTAACTTCAAAATGACCAAATCGTCATTGTCTCCGACGATTGGCGTTACCGGTAATATCGCAGGTGGTGGCACGGATTCCCGTAATCGCTATCTCAACAGTTTCAGTAATGATTCCAGCGATCCGACCTCAGTAGGCCATATCGCAGGTGTCACCGCCTCTTGGGATGCGGATCTCTTCGGTGCAAGACATGCCGATGCCAAAGCCGCCAAAGCCGAAGTCTTAGGACAGGAAGCCCAACTTCACCAGATACAAATGGCAATCGCGGCTGAAGTCGCCAGCTATTACACGGGCATCCAATGTCTACGGAAAAGACTGGCACTTATCGACCAACGCCTCATCCTGTTGGAGAATTTGAAAAGCTATACACAAGCAAGATTCAATGCCGGACAAGCGACTTTGTCGGATATCAAAGGCTTGGATGTGCAGATCAATATCTTACACAGCTACCGCCCCGATCTTGAATCTGCCATTGCAGCCTCATTGCGCCATATTGCTATTTTGGGTGGGAAAACGCCTGAAAATGTAGAAATAGCGATATCACCGGAATCCGTAACCCCTCCTGCTCCAGCTGGGGAATTACCCAGTACGGTTTTAAATCGGCGACCGGATATTGCCGCTGCCGAAGCCAATATCAATGCCGCTTTAAATCGCCTAAAAAGCGCCAAGGCTGATTTACTGCCTCGCTTTGGCCTCCAATTTTTTGGCGGCGATGGAAGAATTCGTTTTTCTGGTCTTTCCGGCTTTTCAAATTCAGGGGGCATTATGGCATTAACGGCCTATCTCCCGATTTTTACTGCTGGACGGGTGCACGCCCATATCGCTTTGGAAGATGCCAAACTTGATGAAGCGGTTGCCTTCTATGACAAAAAACTTTTGTCTGCCCTCACCGAAGTGGAAAATGCCTATCAGGCGCGTAGCAGTCAGGATAAGCGCATCATGCAGCTGTCACAGGCCTTGGCTACGACAGAACAAAATATCACAGTCGAACAAGGCCTTTATCAAGGCGGCAAGCATACGCTTCAAAATGTCTTGGAAACCAAACTGGATAAAGTGGACAAGGATGACAGCCTCATTCAAACCATCCAGCAACAACAAATGGCTACCATCAATCTATATTATGCCCTTGGTGGTGGATGGAGCTAAAATTCTTTCTTAAAATCGGAATTACTCTGCCTTTAAATGACGGAGTAATTCTGATTTTATGCCCATCCCGTTCCATTCAAATTTCTTTTTATTGAGACGACATTCCACAAATTTTTAAATTACCTCTGAAAAGGACAATGCCTGTAATAATCCTAGAGAGGAGTCTTCCCTTTCGTAAGGGAACACAGCTTACCAGCTATAACAATATTGTAGGATAGGAGCCTTTTATGGATTTACAGCTCACGGGCAAAACCGCGCTTGTCACCGGATCGACCTCCGGTATCGGCCTTGCGATTGCGCAAAGATTTGCCGAAGAAGGGGCTAATGTCATTATCTGCGGCCGCAGTCAGGGTAAACTAGATGCCGCTCTCAAAACATTTCCAGCGCCAGAAAAAGTCAAAGCTGTTTTAGCGGATGCGGGCAGCCAAGCGGGTATCGAAGCTCTGACAAAAGAGGTTCCTGCGGTTGATATTCTAATCAATAACCTTGGAATATTTGAACCAAAGGCCTTCTCTGACATTACCGATGATGAATGGCACCATATTTTCGAAGTCAATGTCATGAGCGGTGTCCGGCTTTCTCGTTACTATTTTCCGCAAATGATCGAGAAAAACTGGGGACGCATTATCTTCGTCTCAAGCGAATGTGGCGTGGTTACCCCAGGCGATACTATCCATTATGCCATGACGAAAACGGCACAATTAGCGATATCGCGCGGCCTCGCTGAAGAGACTAAAGGCACGGCTGTCACCGTCAATACAATTCTACCGGGGCCCACAAAATCCGAAGGCAGTACGGCTTTCATCAGAGCGGCTGTCGCCAATGACAGTCTTTCAGAAGAAGAAATGGAAGCCGAATTTTTTAAAAAAATGCGCCCCCTTTCTTTGCTGCAACGCCGCTGCGATCCGGCGGAAATTGCAGCCCAAGTCGCTTTACTTTGCAGCCCCTTCGGAGCCATCACGAACGGAGCAGCCATCCGGCTTGAAGGCGGAATTATCCCAACAATTCTATAAAGAAATACCGGTATTGCTCCCGCATTGGGTGGGGGCAATATTTCGCTTCAAACAGCCTGCATCAGATAACCCAAAATTCTTCTAAACCTATCAAAAAACACTTATATCAAAGGCATTCAGAGGCCGTCTTTTTAACTTTTAACGCTATTTAACAGCAGACAAGTTTTATTACCAAAAAAACTATTTTGATTACGGCATATAAATGTTATGTTATAACATAAATAATAATTTACCCCTCCTATTGATTGAGGCCTTATGATAATTCCTTTGTTATTTTTGGTCACAGACCTCGATACGGAACCGCCCCCTCCTCCGGCTTTGCCCATACCGGTGGTCACCACAACCAATCTGCCGCCGCAAAAAAGCTGTAAAGTAAAACGCATTCCCAGCCGCCCTACTCGTATTGCTGTATGTCATTAACTAATTTTCGTTATTGAAAATCAATATCAATAACTGTAGACTTCACGCCCATATGAAGATATGATATATTATATCATCTAGAGGCGCAGAAAGTGAAATCAGAAAAAAAGGTCAAAAGGCGTTTTC
Encoded here:
- a CDS encoding SDR family NAD(P)-dependent oxidoreductase, translated to MDLQLTGKTALVTGSTSGIGLAIAQRFAEEGANVIICGRSQGKLDAALKTFPAPEKVKAVLADAGSQAGIEALTKEVPAVDILINNLGIFEPKAFSDITDDEWHHIFEVNVMSGVRLSRYYFPQMIEKNWGRIIFVSSECGVVTPGDTIHYAMTKTAQLAISRGLAEETKGTAVTVNTILPGPTKSEGSTAFIRAAVANDSLSEEEMEAEFFKKMRPLSLLQRRCDPAEIAAQVALLCSPFGAITNGAAIRLEGGIIPTIL
- a CDS encoding tetratricopeptide repeat protein, which codes for MNDFLKITAVAALSVIGASSASADIVSDRFSAVTAAEQAFRQQPDNSDIQFKLGRAYLMAGRYLSAWQCLNKLVLRDPYNEKARLYMGLAAIGNNNKTAAQSILSPITKVSPVDLGLALTLAGQPTEAIKRMEPLLSTPSNSARLRQNLAFAYAMAERWNDASKMAGQDLSADQVNARLSQWSRVIREKNGAVQLQAFIGVPPAKDYGFLSSTPASSPVVQTTSPVIPPKTDSSAPRPTVSPAIMSASSSAPVTPSISQPTKTAAIANPIPVPAKPATPAPTALSNDQNGQHIATATSATTAPATRPAATLTAATNPNAPSTITEIELPSANSTQPAPRASSNPTISDSDRISDNAPKTPTVTVKEKIAPQQTAPSPKKSLNLPIKEILAENKSTKATATTAPNSPEKKESLPQNTAALKADSKKEDKDCSSATCHNVTYPAIQLATHKLPITPAATEQSHKILQSIQAKLPNAAKYKIITYSETGSPVYRLLLTGFASAKEAQESCNSLMKKEIACMASSYKESVPTTKSVKKTK
- a CDS encoding ABC transporter permease, with translation MRRWLINVALLCAKEFRSLLCDKVLIALIVFAFTGGVLAVADGVKVEVSNATVAFIDHDHSTLSNRLRDAILQPYFKPPVLTNTQQAEDGMDKGDYIFAIDIPPNFERDVLAGREPSLQIRVDATAMTQAGLGTVYLTEIFYREIKAAIPLSSATSALPFQIDSRIYFNPNTESYPFMSVMQIVTNITMLSIILVGAAVIREKEHGTIEHLLVLPVSPSEIAMAKIIANGWAIFIASMLSLWLVVHLWLGVQLSGSILLFAVCTLLYLFSVTALGIMLATVAPTMPQFGLLVVPVYAVAYLLSGAATPVENMPTSIQHAVYFLPTTQFVNIAQAILYRGAGFDAITQPLVIIIAAGILFLAFALIRFRSMLTSQS
- a CDS encoding HlyD family secretion protein, whose amino-acid sequence is MTDQTKDASQTQPSSGQIPPRKSGKLWLIIGCILVICAGFGGFRLWHYFEHKNDLPPHIEGSNGRLEMTRFDVAAKYAGRITDLSFHEGDVVQTGQILAHQDDSELRAQRDAAQANFEQAQESLRRAEAEQAAAHASTGLAAQQLMHTKQMVAQSLVSDMELQNSQTAYTTRKLSEEASQHNVAAAKEAVKAASAQIARLDANLAEMTIRAPTSGQIEYRIAEKGSVLGQGGRLASLLDPSDIYLTVFFESAVAGKLHVGDEARIKLDAMNDRLVPAQISFVSPEAQFTPKFVETKTEREKLVYRVKLRIMPDTVHRLGGVLKAGMTGIGYVRTEPSAQWPSLKSDRG
- a CDS encoding efflux transporter outer membrane subunit, whose amino-acid sequence is MKLTFIKKTSLYSGFIATLILAACSPFKTPVPPSQVAVPSQFAQAAAGQASDISKWWLAWNDPALTKVIEDTLKANLDLRIARDHIQEAKSNFKMTKSSLSPTIGVTGNIAGGGTDSRNRYLNSFSNDSSDPTSVGHIAGVTASWDADLFGARHADAKAAKAEVLGQEAQLHQIQMAIAAEVASYYTGIQCLRKRLALIDQRLILLENLKSYTQARFNAGQATLSDIKGLDVQINILHSYRPDLESAIAASLRHIAILGGKTPENVEIAISPESVTPPAPAGELPSTVLNRRPDIAAAEANINAALNRLKSAKADLLPRFGLQFFGGDGRIRFSGLSGFSNSGGIMALTAYLPIFTAGRVHAHIALEDAKLDEAVAFYDKKLLSALTEVENAYQARSSQDKRIMQLSQALATTEQNITVEQGLYQGGKHTLQNVLETKLDKVDKDDSLIQTIQQQQMATINLYYALGGGWS
- the rbbA gene encoding ribosome-associated ATPase/putative transporter RbbA, which translates into the protein MAKNFAASDFAVSIQNLTHHYGDNEALHQIDLDLPAGQTIGLVGPDGVGKSTLLGIISGVKRLQSGKVTTLDADIGQKKQREAVLPRVAFMPQGLGHNLYPTLSVQENIDFFARLFGLDAEYRKTRIAQLLEATSLAPFFDRPAGKLSGGMKQKVSLCCALVHNPDLLILDEPTTGVDPLSRQQFWELVDALQAGNPSMTVIVSTAYMEEAARFSWLVAMDDGKVLANGKTTDILKQTGQDTVEKAYISLLPEEKRTQASGFSIPPYKNTDPEPAIEANNLTCRFGSFTAVDNVSFRIGRGEIFGFLGSNGCGKSTTMKMLTGLLDATSGTAKLFGKPVSAGDLNTRMRIGYMSQAFSLYEELTVKQNLVLQSRLYRATEKETEQRVDDALDNFELRPFADISPADLPLGIRQRLQLAAACINTPDILILDEPTSGVDPAARDMFWHHLIDLSRNKHVTIFVSTHFMNEAACCDRISLMHRGHVLAVGTPDELMKKRGEKSLEAAFIDYLQDQMSQDKDNRDNQTSSSNVSLENISDNKKKATPSPLWHWLSYVWAFARRESLELLRDKLRLTFAVAGPIILLLVSAYSISFDINKISFTVCDQDQSNESRSLVKTFQGSSYFTEKAASSSIAEMNKRLSDGTAQMTLDIPAGFGRDIEAGRHPSLGIGISGAMPFLGANIQSYATNALLQYAQLSAQGLTHNAPSSLPFSIEPRFVYNQEFLSIYTMVPDTIMLALILIPTMLTALGVVREKEIGSIINLYASPASTRQYLIGKQLPYVAIAMLAYLSLVVLSVTILGVPLKGSFLALSLGALLYNLAATGLGLLISTFVSSQVAAIFGTAILCLIPAVNFSGLLYPVSTLTGISYHVGRCFPASWFQLISLGSFTKGLGFTAFLTMYGALTGFALLYLALACVLLRKQEL